The segment AGGTAGATCGGCCGCCGCCCGCCACCCACCACGACCTCACACGGCCGCATGACCCGCTCCAGTCAACTGGAAGGGACGATCCATCATGACTGCCATTCAGCAATCCAACGCGCCCGCAAGCGGGAGCGGTTCGGGAAATCTCTACGATGTACTCGAGCTGATCCTCGACCGCGGGCTGGTAATCGATGCCTTTGTGCGCGTCTCGCTCGTCGGCATCGAAATCCTCAAGATTGATGTACGAGTCGTCGTCGCGAGTGTGGACACCTATCTGCGCTTCGCCGAGGCATGCAACCGGCTCGATCTGGAATCCGGCCGCAAGGCGCCGAGCCAGCTCACCGATCTGGTCGGTGAGGCGACCGAGAGCGGCGCCAAAGGAAAGTCGAAAGGTGCGCTGACCGGCGCCGTCGAGGCCTTCAGCGAATCCCTTCAAAAGGGCCAGGAGGACTCCGCGGAAGAGGAAGAGCGCCCGGCACGCAAGTCTTCCGCGGCAAGCAACCGTCGCACCGCACGCCGCCGGGAGGACTGAGC is part of the Streptomyces platensis genome and harbors:
- a CDS encoding gas vesicle structural protein GvpA — protein: MTAIQQSNAPASGSGSGNLYDVLELILDRGLVIDAFVRVSLVGIEILKIDVRVVVASVDTYLRFAEACNRLDLESGRKAPSQLTDLVGEATESGAKGKSKGALTGAVEAFSESLQKGQEDSAEEEERPARKSSAASNRRTARRRED